The Coffea arabica cultivar ET-39 chromosome 1e, Coffea Arabica ET-39 HiFi, whole genome shotgun sequence genome has a window encoding:
- the LOC113709789 gene encoding triosephosphate isomerase, cytosolic codes for MGRKFFVGGNWKCNGTTDEVKKIVSMLNEAEVPSEDDVDVVVSPPFVFLPIVKSLLRPDFSIAAQNCWVRKGGAFTGEVSAEMLVNLGIPWVILGHSERRLLLNESKEFVGDKVAYALSQGLKVIACVGETLEQRESGSTMAVVAAQTKAIADRVLNWSNIVLAYEPVWAIGTGKVATPAQAQEVHSELRKWLHENAGAEVAATTRIVYGGSVNGANCKELAAKPDVDGLLVGGASLKPEFIDIIKSSTIKKSSV; via the exons ATGGGCCGGAAATTCTTCGTCGGCGGCAACTGGAAATGC AACGGTACAACTGATGAGGTGAAGAAGATTGTGAGCATGTTGAATGAAGCTGAAGTTCCTTCAGAAGATGATGTCG ATGTGGTTGTCAGTCCCCCATTTGTATTTCTTCCTATCGTGAAAAGCTTGCTGCGACCTGATTTCTCTATTGCTGCACAAAACTGTTGGGTCAGGAAAGGAGGCGCTTTCACGGGCGAGGTTAG TGCTGAGATGCTAGTCAATTTGGGCATTCCTTGGGTTATTCTTGGACACTCTGAGAGAAGACTTCTGTTAAATGAATCTAAAGAG TTTGTTGGAGATAAAGTTGCTTATGCCCTTTCCCAAGGCTTGAAAGTGATTGCTTGTGTTGGGGAGACTCTTGAGCAGCGAGAATCTGGATCTACAATGGCTGTGGTTGCTGCACAAACAAAAGCTATTGCAG ATCGAGTTTTGAACTGGTCCAATATCGTCTTGGCTTATGAGCCAGTTTGGGCAATTGGTACTGGAAAGGTTGCTACTCCTGCTCAAGCTCAAGAA GTTCATTCTGAACTCAGGAAGTGGCTACATGAAAATGCTGGTGCAGAGGTTGCTGCAACAACAAGGATTGTATACGGAG GTTCTGTAAATGGAGCGAACTGCAAAGAATTGGCTGCTAAGCCTGATGTTGATGGGCTTTTGGTCGGTGGAGCTTCCCTTAAG CCCGAATTCATTGATATCATCAAGTCTTCAACTATAAAGAAGAGTAGTGTCTGA